One stretch of Armigeres subalbatus isolate Guangzhou_Male chromosome 2, GZ_Asu_2, whole genome shotgun sequence DNA includes these proteins:
- the LOC134213435 gene encoding ejaculatory bulb-specific protein 3-like: MKSLGLIVLGVAALMATASAQKYTDKFDNINVDQVLSNDRILNNYLKCLLEKGPCTQEGRELKKTLPDALRSNCEKCSEKQRTNSRKVISHLEAKKPAEWKKLLDKYDPEGLYKSKFEKINKRP; encoded by the exons ATGAAATCGCTCGGTCTGATTGTGCTCGGTGTTGCCGCCCTGATGGCCACCGCTTCCGCCCAGAAGTACACCGACAAGTTTGACAACATCAACGTGGACCAGGTGCTGAGCAACGATCGGATCCTAAACAACTACCTTAAGTGTCTGCTCGAAAAAGGACCCTGCACCCAGGAGGGACGTGAACTGAAAA AAACCCTCCCGGACGCCCTTCGCTCCAACTGCGAAAAGTGCAGCGAAAAGCAGCGAACCAACTCGCGCAAGGTGATCAGCCATCTGGAGGCGAAGAAACCGGCCGAATGGAAGAAACTGCTCGACAAGTACGACCCGGAGGGTCTCTACAAGAGCAAGTTCGAGAAGATTAACAAGCGACCCTAA